The Xyrauchen texanus isolate HMW12.3.18 chromosome 42, RBS_HiC_50CHRs, whole genome shotgun sequence genome includes the window GAAATTTGCAAAAATGACTTTATTTACCAAGCGGGCTGCTAAAAATCTTTGTACCAAGACTCCTGGAAATTGCTTgtagccagccaatcagattagtgTTTGCTATTTTGAGCAGACCCTTcccttttttttaactaattatgCATCGGATGATTCATGAATGGTATTTGGGTTACCATCTTAAAACTAAAAACTGATAACTTCATAACCTGTCTTGACGAGTTGTTCAAAAGTacactttttttattgttatttttatattttgatgcTCAACACAAacttaaaaatgttgttacaaaAAAGACCTTACCTACTGATTTGTCATCTGCCTGAGTGTTGACAATCTTCCATGATGTCCTCCTcaacaaactttttttaaatgacgCTGCATATATTGTAAAAGCTGATTCATGTTATACATGTATGTATTCTCTGCCTTCAGGCTGTCTGCTGTGATGATCAGGAGCACTGCTGTCCACAGAACTACAAGTGCGACTTGACTCACAAAACATGTGTTCGTCCTGGCTTTCCCAGCACACCCTGGATGAAGAAGCAAACTCTGCTGAGCGTGACACAACAGCCTGAACTAAATGCTGTAGCTCCAGTGATGGCTGGTCCAGAGCATAGGCACATGTGTGACGATCACACCAGCTGTCACAGAGATGATACCTGCTGCTATATGAACAAACTCGGCAAGTGGGGCTGCTGTCCCCTGCCAAAGGTTAGACATGAAAATATTCATTCATAGAAACCCAGAACGGAGAAATGCAGACTCAACTTTTCATCTGCAAATCATCTACATGTAtccaaaccctagtgagctgccttgctgtttaCTATCAACCCCTGGTTATTCTTATCCCGTGCGTATTGACATGCTGGTTAAAGACAAGTGAATCTGCACTGTTAGTAGCAGTGTGTAAATGCTGAGACACACTCTTCGATTTATTCTGACATTGCTTATCCCATGCAAAACGACGGTAAACATTACAGACATCCCCAGTTATCAAGTAATAATGACATAACTGACAAATGTCCAGGACACTAATCCCATCCAAATAGGACTTTAGTAGGCTAATGACTCAATACATTTAATTCTTATAGAGTTTGAcactagcatgttgctaagctaaagaCTTAATACATTTCATTACAAAAAAGTTTGACACTAACATGCTACTAAGCGAATGGCTCAATAATATTGATTCCAATAGAATTTGATGCTAGCATGTTACTAAGCTAATTGCACAATACATTTCATTCCAAGAGTTTGACGCTAGCATGTTACTAAGCTAATGACTCAAAATAGTCGATTCCAACTGAGATTGATTTTAGCATGGTACTAAGATAATTCAATATAGTGGATTCCAACAGAATTTGATGCTAACTTGTTACTAATCTAATGACTCAGTGCAGTTTTCTTTCAATAGAGTTTGACGTTAATGTTACCAAGCTCAATAGTTGGTTCAAAATGACTTGTTGACACTATGTTAAGCTTATGACTCTGTTAGTATGAGTTAATTCTTAAAAAATGTGCCACTTTTTGTTTCAATATAGTATTACTCCaatagagtttgatgttagcatgttactAAGCTACAGTAATAACTCGATATAGTTGATTCCAATAGAATGTAATGCTATCATGTTACTCATGCAGCTAATGACTAGATACGCTAAAAAGTGCAAGTAATCCACAGCAGAACACACATTCAGTGAAACTGAATTTGCAGTTAGAGTTTTCTATCAATAATTGTCAGTACTGAATAaaatagaagtttgtttattattgttattttcctTGATTCCGTCCGCCATCTTGGATGAAAATGATCACTGTGCTAGACGTAGTGTATTCTGCAATTTCCTTGGATGCATGCGATGATGCCTTAGAATTAGTCAAAAACAAATGATCTTTAAAAGTGCATAATTTTGCTGCCAACTCTTTACATTGGGACAATATCTATGATGCCTAAAATTTTTGTCTAGATAGACCTCTCACTAgagtttggaacagagccatagaATTCACTTCTAGAATTAAATAAGAATTGGTGTCTTTTATTTAAAGGCGGTGTGCTGTGAGGACAGTGGCCACTGTTGTCCGAGTGGATACATGTGTACTGAGAAGAAAACATCGTGCACTAGAGCCTCCCATGAGATCCCCTGGTACAGGAAACAGGAGGCAAGGATCACTGAGAGGTCAGGGGTGTCGTCTGATGTCAGAGAAGTGAAGTGTGATTCTACGAAAAGTTGTGCGACTGGATCTACCTGCTGTAAATTACCCACAGGGGAGTGGGGATGCTGCCCTCTTGTTGAGGTTCCTGTGATTGCCTTGATTCTATAGCtaattttacacacacaaaacctgtaaaagtgttggcgtgtgtgtgttttttcctcTCTGACTTATTTTGAGTAATGTAAAGGccttttgtatttgtgttttgcaTTCGTTTTCAGCCTCTGAGTGGGCAAGTGTGTACTCTTCACTGATTGGTTGAAATTTCTCTCTCTGCAGGCTGTGTGTTGTAACGATCATGAGCACTGCTGTCCGCAGGGCTACACCTGCAACCTTGAGTTTGGAACCTGCATTAAACCCGCAGATGTGCACACTATCCCTCTAATACATATACAAAGACACTCCAACATGCAGTCAGAAGAGGTGGTGGTGTGTGACGCATCAACACGCTGCTCTATTGCACAGACCTGCTGTAGAATATCAGACTCCACATGGGCCTGCTGTCCATATAAAGAGGTATTGCACCTGACATCTAAATCAACAATGCCATGAGCGTCTTAAATCTGTAGTGGGTTGTTTAAGTTCAAAGGAATTTTCCTGGATCAATACAAGTCCAATAcagtaaatatagctgcaagcagcgatgatgtGTCCAAGCGTCATGGGTCCATATCCACCCGGTGGCTTTCGGAATGCCGAAACAATGAACAATGCATGATGGACGTATGCATTTGGTCCAATAAACAAGACACCATGTCTTATCTTTTGCTCAGACATAATGTTTAACAACTTTGATGGAGGCTCTATGACCGTGACCAGCCATATCGCATATcggcagctcttgcctggttgcccactatagctaagcagggttgagcccgGCCAGTacctggggaaaactaagtttgctgctggaagaggtattagggaggccagcagggggtgctcaccctgtggtctgtgtaagttctaatgccccagtatagtgacagggacactatactgtaaaaagataCCGTCTTAGAGATTAGATGTTAATGACTatatctgtggtcattaaaaacccAGGACACtcctcgtaaagagtaggggtgtaaccctggtgtgcTAGCCAAATTCCTCCGATTGACCCTTGTCTGTCATGGCCTCCTAAAAATCCCAATCCATTAACTGGCTCTATaactctcctctctcctctccaccaatagctggtgtgtggtgagggTACTGGCACTATAGCTGCCGTCgcttcatccaggtggatgctgcacactggtggtggacGAGGAGACTCCcccatactatgtaaagtgctttgagtgcctagaaaagtgctatataaatttatggaattattattattgcctaCCTTCATGTATTAATCGTTATTGATCATATGGATGAGTTTGTCAAATACACCCgaataca containing:
- the LOC127634901 gene encoding progranulin-like encodes the protein MVRTVVTALLCVFLNECSALMCPDGGMCEDGNTCCQMPSGGYGCCPLPNAECCSDHLHCCFEGTLCDLEHSKCVNKTHVLDWVERVAIKQQAVVCPDQVSECPDDTTCCQMPDGSWGCCPLKNAVCCEDRLHCCPHDTVCNLAASTCDSASDHGPRFSVPLLRKSSAAILPSQNQNCNDASLCPTWATCCKQNTGACCPLPQAVCCDDQEHCCPQNYKCDLTHKTCVRPGFPSTPWMKKQTLLSVTQQPELNAVAPVMAGPEHRHMCDDHTSCHRDDTCCYMNKLGKWGCCPLPKAVCCEDSGHCCPSGYMCTEKKTSCTRASHEIPWYRKQEARITERSGVSSDVREVKCDSTKSCATGSTCCKLPTGEWGCCPLVEAVCCNDHEHCCPQGYTCNLEFGTCIKPADVHTIPLIHIQRHSNMQSEEVVVCDASTRCSIAQTCCRISDSTWACCPYKEAVCCNDMKHCCPMGYKCDPKVKGCTKESSLTWWENSL